A genomic segment from Desulfurispirillum indicum S5 encodes:
- a CDS encoding methyl-accepting chemotaxis protein: MNQFLDRVHDIVVGVRMSAHGVASASEQLSSSSSQMSAAINSQAEGISQIATATLEMTQTVNEVTRNISSIQESSHQALDQARQGGKLVQLSTREMEAIAREAAEATRSAQSLEEKAARVEEVIQVINDIADQTNLLALNAAIEAARAGDAGRGFAVVADEVRKLAERSTESTQEIISIVQSIQGGVDQVTGAMSSVNEKTQKGNELSQQANSAFVEILGGMESLQELIEQNVAAMEEMSTTADHISSDIQTISAAAEESAQASEEVGHASSDLARLAADVQDRLSAFHTEDAELSAQLPGLPPARR, from the coding sequence GTGAACCAGTTCCTCGATCGCGTCCACGACATTGTGGTCGGCGTGCGCATGTCAGCCCATGGGGTGGCATCCGCCAGCGAGCAGCTCAGCAGCTCCTCCAGCCAGATGAGCGCCGCCATAAATTCCCAGGCGGAAGGCATCTCCCAGATCGCCACCGCGACACTGGAAATGACCCAGACCGTCAATGAGGTTACGCGAAATATCTCTTCCATTCAGGAAAGCTCCCATCAGGCCCTTGATCAGGCCCGCCAGGGAGGGAAGCTTGTCCAGCTCTCCACCCGTGAAATGGAAGCCATCGCCCGCGAGGCAGCCGAGGCCACGCGTTCCGCCCAATCCCTTGAGGAGAAAGCCGCACGGGTTGAGGAGGTCATTCAGGTCATTAACGACATCGCCGACCAGACCAACCTGCTGGCCCTCAATGCCGCCATAGAGGCCGCCCGCGCCGGTGACGCCGGCAGAGGCTTTGCGGTGGTGGCCGATGAAGTTCGCAAACTGGCCGAGCGCAGCACGGAATCCACCCAGGAGATCATCAGCATTGTGCAGAGTATTCAGGGGGGCGTTGACCAGGTCACAGGTGCCATGTCTTCGGTAAACGAGAAGACCCAGAAGGGCAATGAGCTTTCCCAGCAGGCCAACAGTGCCTTCGTGGAAATCCTCGGAGGAATGGAAAGCCTGCAGGAGCTGATTGAGCAGAACGTGGCTGCCATGGAGGAGATGTCAACCACGGCCGACCATATCAGCAGTGATATTCAGACGATTTCAGCTGCCGCCGAAGAATCCGCCCAGGCTTCAGAGGAAGTCGGGCACGCCTCTTCTGATCTGGCACGGCTGGCTGCTGATGTACAGGATCGCCTGAGTGCCTTCCATACGGAAGACGCGGAACTGTCGGCCCAGCTGCCCGGCTTGCCGCCGGCGCGGCGATGA
- a CDS encoding response regulator, with amino-acid sequence MFQASLAPLKEMTVLIAEDDAMARASLQKTLQLFFGEAITATDGREALDLYARHCVDVAILDLMMPQFSGLEVAAEIRRDDPDLPIIILTAYSDFENVSAAVRLRLMEYLVKPVNMSQLKETLRRCVEEMNQRGRLVTTLKSGASYNSVTGEALFEGRTSILTRNEKLLLDYLLRRRAQVINAPDICIHLEDEGGMAPGSLRTLVYRLRGKIGNDAVVSIKDLGYMVP; translated from the coding sequence ATGTTTCAGGCGAGTCTGGCGCCACTCAAAGAAATGACGGTACTGATTGCCGAGGACGATGCCATGGCCCGCGCGTCTTTGCAGAAAACGCTGCAGCTTTTCTTTGGCGAGGCCATCACTGCCACTGATGGCCGTGAGGCCCTGGATCTGTACGCCCGCCACTGTGTTGATGTCGCCATCCTGGATCTCATGATGCCTCAGTTCAGCGGACTGGAGGTTGCCGCCGAGATCCGTCGCGATGATCCCGATCTCCCCATCATCATCCTGACCGCCTACAGCGATTTTGAGAATGTCTCGGCAGCTGTGCGACTGCGGCTCATGGAGTACCTGGTCAAGCCAGTCAACATGTCGCAGCTCAAGGAGACCCTGCGCCGCTGTGTCGAGGAGATGAATCAACGTGGCCGGCTGGTTACCACCCTGAAAAGCGGTGCCAGTTATAACAGTGTGACCGGTGAGGCACTTTTCGAAGGCAGAACCAGCATCCTGACCCGCAATGAGAAACTGCTGCTCGACTACCTGCTGCGTCGTCGCGCCCAGGTCATCAACGCCCCCGATATCTGCATTCACCTTGAGGATGAAGGGGGCATGGCCCCCGGAAGCCTGCGCACCCTCGTCTACCGCCTGCGCGGAAAAATCGGCAATGACGCCGTGGTCAGCATCAAAGACCTGGGCTATATGGTACCCTGA